Part of the uncultured Umboniibacter sp. genome, TCTGATAATAGAGCGCCTCGGTTGTCCGCGGCGCTGCAATGGCAGACTCTACCTGACTGCTATCACAACCTACGAACAGCCCTAATACGAGGCCAATTAGGACAATTTTAAAACGCATAGGAAACGGATAGGCCGCTATAGCTCTCTGACACCACAGCACCCACTTGAACGTCAGAATATTCGTCTACGAAAAGATGCGAAAAGCCATAGCCAATCAAAGCACCAACTAGCACATCCTCAACATTATGGTGATCATTATCATACCGAGAATAAGCCGTATAACTGGCTAGCACGTACGCAGGGATGCCCCATTCGTGTCCATATCGACGATCGATAAATGAAGCTGCGCTGAAGGTTACCGAGGCGTGACCACTCGGGAATGAATCATCGTCCTCTCCGTTTGGTCGTTCTGAACTAACCAATGACTTGAGCGCGTAGGTGGTCGCAACGGTTGAACCGAGCGCATAGGCAAACTGCTCTAGACCCTCGTAGTCATCTGTCATCACGGTAATACCAGCCGCCGTCGCAGGCAGCG contains:
- a CDS encoding phosphatase PAP2 family protein, which translates into the protein MRIIILFLLLSVSAPSFANDDVADFLQVALPATAAGITVMTDDYEGLEQFAYALGSTVATTYALKSLVSSERPNGEDDDSFPSGHASVTFSAASFIDRRYGHEWGIPAYVLASYTAYSRYDNDHHNVEDVLVGALIGYGFSHLFVDEYSDVQVGAVVSESYSGLSVSYAF